The Cylindrospermopsis curvispora GIHE-G1 genome contains a region encoding:
- a CDS encoding HlyD family secretion protein — translation MKSLYQYQGDSQDHIENGYPNFEHLHPFEVNEFLPQIHRLTTIGAGIMLTILLVGIALATIMTYKTTVKVAGTIRPVGEIKLVESAISGEVQRILVQNHQVVRQGDSMAFVDDSQLQTQKKQLEDSIQKSQLQLLGIDSQLNEIRNQILDQTNLNEETIFAAQSELMGTQRNFDDQRIKGNAELLQAEITFHFAKSQLQRLEKQGILKSTIQEAETALNLAILQRDRLQAIASSGAISVSLLEEKQQAIKSARAKLESAKNNAQSLWDDKQQALKIAQTNLYKARTAMNPSNSAVIMASQRIKQEQARGEMTIAALNKELGNLSQQRLEIQKQLTRYRQDLLQTEINLQKTVIRAPITGTLLQFKLRNLGQVVQSGQAIAQIAPLNVPLEIKAYIPSQEINKVQVGRKFQMRVSACPYPDYGTLRGRVKNISPDVLSSNIITNNMTNTNTAGVNGYEVTMEPETLYLGKGQNKCYLQPGMEGGADIISREENVMQFILRKARLISN, via the coding sequence GTGAAATCTTTATACCAATATCAAGGAGATTCTCAAGACCATATTGAGAATGGATATCCAAATTTTGAACATTTACACCCGTTTGAAGTGAATGAATTTCTCCCTCAAATTCATAGGTTGACTACTATTGGTGCGGGGATAATGTTGACTATTCTTTTGGTAGGGATAGCTCTAGCGACTATAATGACTTATAAAACAACCGTTAAAGTAGCTGGTACTATTAGACCAGTGGGAGAAATCAAATTAGTTGAGTCAGCTATTTCTGGGGAAGTGCAAAGAATTTTAGTGCAAAATCATCAGGTAGTTCGTCAAGGAGATAGCATGGCTTTTGTTGATGATTCTCAATTACAAACCCAAAAGAAACAATTAGAAGATAGCATTCAAAAATCTCAATTACAACTGCTAGGAATCGACTCTCAGCTCAATGAAATTCGTAATCAAATCCTAGATCAAACTAATTTAAATGAGGAGACAATTTTTGCCGCACAATCGGAACTTATGGGAACTCAACGTAATTTTGATGATCAACGGATTAAGGGAAATGCAGAATTATTGCAAGCAGAAATTACTTTTCACTTTGCCAAATCACAACTACAACGACTGGAAAAACAGGGAATTCTCAAATCTACCATCCAAGAAGCAGAAACTGCTTTAAACCTCGCCATACTTCAAAGGGATAGACTACAGGCGATCGCCAGTTCTGGTGCTATTTCAGTGAGTCTTTTAGAAGAAAAACAACAAGCAATAAAATCTGCACGAGCCAAATTAGAAAGTGCCAAAAATAATGCCCAAAGTCTGTGGGATGATAAACAACAGGCTTTGAAAATTGCCCAAACAAACCTATATAAAGCCAGAACAGCTATGAATCCCAGTAATTCAGCTGTGATTATGGCATCACAACGTATAAAACAGGAACAAGCTAGGGGAGAAATGACTATTGCAGCTTTAAATAAAGAACTGGGCAATTTATCACAACAAAGACTGGAAATACAAAAACAACTAACTCGTTACCGTCAGGATTTACTGCAAACAGAAATTAATCTACAAAAAACTGTAATTCGTGCACCTATTACTGGAACATTACTACAATTCAAACTTCGTAATCTTGGACAAGTAGTTCAATCTGGTCAAGCGATCGCCCAAATTGCTCCGCTCAATGTTCCGTTAGAAATTAAGGCTTATATACCGAGTCAGGAAATTAATAAAGTGCAAGTGGGAAGAAAGTTCCAAATGCGAGTTTCTGCTTGTCCTTATCCAGATTATGGTACTCTCAGGGGTAGGGTTAAAAATATTTCTCCAGATGTTTTGTCCAGTAATATAATAACCAACAATATGACCAATACCAATACTGCTGGCGTAAATGGATATGAAGTCACCATGGAACCAGAAACATTATATCTTGGTAAAGGACAAAATAAATGTTATCTACAACCGGGGATGGAAGGAGGCGCTGATATTATTTCCCGCGAAGAAAATGTGATGCAATTTATCCTCCGTAAAGCTAGACTAATTAGTAATTAG
- a CDS encoding peptidase domain-containing ABC transporter produces the protein MFNPFQFRKKYECVLQASEEDCGAACLASICKYYGRFLTINKSREAVGTGQLGTTLLGLKRGSDSLGFNSRAVKAPPEILDRITEIPLPAIIHWRGHHWVILYGTRGKKYVIADPAVGIRYIERQELLAAWNGVTLLLEPDPEQFSTQSQEQPHGGLLRFFLRILPYRGLLAQVIVINIILGVLALGTPVLIQLLTDDVLVRGDLQLLTVVVCAVVVMTIFSSSLQLIQSTMIAHFGQRLQLGLVLDFGRKLLQLPLSYYESRRSGEITSRLSDINEINQLVSQIVILLPSQFFVAVISLGLMLFYSWQLTIAVIIFATVMTVVALPFLPILQQKTRSLLVLGAENQGVLVETFKGAQVVKTTNAAPQFWDEFQSRFGRFANLNFSTIQLDIINGTIAKLLSSLGGVILLGLGSILVINHQLSIGQMLAFNTLQINVLALIVFLVGLVDEYFRSQTAISRLLEVIDATPEVVGGGQKPIAQIAGDADIFFSHLTFHHLGRVDLLDDFSLKLPGGKVIAVIGKSGCGKSTLAKLLAGLYQPSSGNIRIGVFNIHDLALDCLRQQVVYVPQDPHFWSRSILENFRLGIPNLSFDQIVQACEIADADGFISQLPNKYQTVLGEFGANLSGGQRQRLAIARGILNNPPVLILDEATAGLDPVSETHVLDRLLAFRKGKTTILITHRPSVMHRADWIVLLEQGKIQLQGSLETFIAQPGEHLHFLTI, from the coding sequence ATGTTTAATCCATTCCAATTTAGGAAAAAATATGAATGTGTTTTACAAGCAAGTGAAGAAGACTGCGGAGCAGCTTGTCTAGCTTCAATCTGCAAATATTACGGGAGATTTCTCACCATTAATAAAAGTCGAGAAGCAGTAGGAACGGGACAATTAGGAACAACATTATTGGGCTTAAAACGTGGATCGGACAGTTTAGGATTCAATTCCAGAGCAGTTAAAGCACCACCGGAAATTTTAGACCGAATCACGGAAATTCCCTTACCAGCTATTATTCATTGGCGGGGTCATCATTGGGTCATTCTCTATGGTACTCGGGGCAAAAAATATGTTATTGCTGATCCAGCTGTAGGTATTCGCTATATTGAACGCCAAGAATTATTAGCAGCGTGGAATGGAGTGACTCTATTATTAGAACCTGACCCAGAACAGTTTTCTACCCAATCTCAAGAGCAACCTCATGGTGGTTTGTTACGCTTTTTCTTGAGAATTTTACCCTATCGTGGACTGCTAGCACAAGTTATTGTTATCAATATTATTCTAGGTGTGTTAGCTTTAGGAACTCCAGTTCTCATTCAATTATTAACTGATGATGTTTTGGTCAGGGGTGACCTACAACTACTGACGGTCGTAGTATGTGCTGTGGTCGTGATGACCATATTTAGTAGCAGTTTACAACTAATACAATCTACTATGATTGCCCATTTTGGGCAAAGATTACAATTGGGATTGGTTTTGGATTTTGGTCGTAAATTGTTGCAATTGCCTTTGAGTTATTATGAGTCCCGTCGTAGTGGTGAAATTACCAGTCGCTTGAGTGATATTAACGAAATTAATCAGTTGGTTTCTCAAATTGTCATTCTTTTACCTAGCCAATTTTTTGTGGCAGTTATTTCTTTAGGACTAATGCTATTTTATAGCTGGCAATTAACCATAGCAGTGATAATTTTCGCCACTGTTATGACTGTGGTTGCTCTACCATTTTTGCCCATACTGCAACAAAAAACTCGTAGTCTATTGGTTTTAGGAGCGGAAAATCAAGGAGTATTAGTGGAAACCTTTAAAGGAGCTCAGGTTGTGAAAACCACCAATGCTGCGCCCCAATTTTGGGATGAGTTCCAAAGTCGTTTCGGTCGATTCGCCAATCTGAATTTTAGCACCATTCAACTCGATATTATTAATGGCACTATCGCCAAACTTCTTTCTAGTTTGGGTGGTGTTATTTTATTAGGTTTGGGCAGTATATTAGTGATTAACCATCAATTGAGTATTGGACAAATGCTGGCGTTTAATACTTTACAAATTAATGTTTTGGCTTTAATTGTATTTCTGGTGGGACTGGTGGATGAATATTTTCGTTCACAAACGGCAATCTCCCGATTATTAGAAGTAATTGATGCTACACCAGAAGTAGTGGGCGGTGGGCAAAAACCAATTGCTCAAATTGCTGGTGATGCGGATATTTTTTTTTCTCACTTGACATTTCACCATCTGGGAAGGGTGGATCTATTGGATGATTTTTCTCTCAAACTTCCCGGTGGTAAGGTTATTGCTGTTATTGGTAAATCAGGTTGTGGTAAAAGTACCTTGGCAAAACTTTTAGCTGGGTTATATCAACCCAGTTCAGGAAACATCCGAATTGGAGTTTTTAATATTCATGATCTCGCCCTTGATTGTTTACGCCAACAGGTAGTTTATGTACCTCAAGACCCTCATTTCTGGAGTCGTTCAATTTTAGAAAACTTTAGATTGGGTATACCTAATCTTTCTTTTGATCAGATAGTTCAAGCTTGTGAAATTGCTGATGCTGATGGTTTTATTAGTCAATTACCTAATAAGTATCAAACCGTTTTGGGAGAATTTGGAGCTAATCTTTCCGGTGGACAAAGACAACGATTGGCGATCGCTCGAGGAATACTCAATAACCCTCCAGTTCTCATATTAGATGAAGCTACTGCTGGATTAGACCCTGTCAGTGAAACCCATGTTTTAGACCGACTATTGGCATTTCGCAAGGGAAAAACCACAATTTTAATTACCCATCGTCCCAGCGTGATGCACCGTGCTGATTGGATTGTCTTATTAGAACAAGGGAAAATTCAATTACAAGGTAGTTTAGAAACTTTTATTGCTCAACCTGGGGAGCATTTGCACTTTCTCACTATTTAG
- a CDS encoding glucose-6-phosphate isomerase encodes MDAKELWQRYQDWLYYHEGLGLYLDISRMRFDNTFVESLQSKFEQAFREMVALEKGAIANPDENRMVGHYWLRNPDLAPNSQLRAEIVRTLEEIEVFADQVHTGAIHPPKENRFTDIISIGIGGSALGPQFVAEALAPDLPPLNIHFIDNTDPAGIDRVLSRVGDRLSSTLVLVISKSGGTPEPRNGMIEVKQAYSRRNLDFAQYAIAITSTGSNLDKVAKSENWLGTFPMYDWVGGRTSEMSAVGLVPAALQGINIRAMLDGAKQMDDATRIANIKNNPAALLALSWYFSGNGKGEKDMVVLPYKDSLLLFSRYLQQLVMESLGKEKDLDGKTVYQGIAVYGNKGSTDQHAYVQQLREGVPNFFATLIEVLEDRQGASSEIDPGVTAGDYLSGFLLGTRQALYENHRDSITVTIPQVNAQTVGALIALYERAVGLYASLVNVNAYHQPGVEAGKKAAAVILDLQNKVIKVLQSERKGLTIGEIADKAGASDQVEPIYKILRHLHANNRGVVLTGDLSKPGTLTVSLT; translated from the coding sequence ATGGATGCTAAGGAACTTTGGCAACGATACCAAGACTGGTTATATTACCACGAGGGATTGGGACTGTATCTGGATATCAGCCGAATGCGGTTTGATAACACTTTCGTGGAGTCATTACAGTCAAAATTTGAGCAAGCATTTAGGGAAATGGTAGCTCTAGAAAAGGGAGCAATTGCCAATCCCGATGAAAACCGCATGGTGGGACATTACTGGTTGCGAAATCCCGATTTAGCACCCAATTCCCAACTGAGAGCAGAAATTGTCAGAACTTTAGAAGAAATCGAAGTTTTTGCAGATCAAGTGCACACTGGAGCCATACATCCTCCTAAAGAAAACCGCTTTACCGATATTATCTCCATTGGAATTGGAGGTTCAGCTTTAGGTCCACAATTTGTTGCAGAAGCACTTGCTCCTGACCTTCCCCCTCTTAACATTCACTTTATCGACAACACTGACCCTGCGGGAATTGACCGAGTGCTTTCCCGCGTGGGAGATAGGTTAAGTAGCACCCTAGTATTAGTGATTTCCAAGTCTGGTGGTACACCTGAACCTCGCAATGGTATGATAGAGGTGAAACAGGCATACTCCCGTAGAAATTTAGACTTTGCCCAATATGCGATCGCCATTACTAGTACGGGTAGTAATTTGGATAAAGTTGCCAAATCAGAAAACTGGTTAGGGACCTTCCCCATGTATGATTGGGTAGGTGGAAGGACTTCAGAAATGTCCGCTGTGGGTTTAGTTCCAGCAGCATTGCAGGGTATTAATATTCGTGCTATGCTAGATGGTGCTAAACAAATGGATGATGCTACCCGCATTGCCAACATTAAAAATAATCCAGCAGCTTTATTAGCCTTGTCCTGGTATTTTTCTGGTAATGGTAAGGGTGAAAAGGACATGGTTGTCTTACCCTATAAAGATAGCTTGTTATTATTTAGCCGTTACTTACAGCAGTTGGTAATGGAATCTTTAGGCAAAGAGAAAGACCTAGATGGCAAGACTGTATACCAAGGTATTGCTGTGTATGGCAACAAAGGTTCAACAGACCAGCATGCTTATGTACAACAATTAAGAGAAGGAGTGCCTAATTTTTTTGCCACCTTAATTGAGGTATTGGAAGATCGTCAAGGTGCATCTTCGGAAATTGATCCTGGTGTAACTGCTGGTGATTACCTATCTGGGTTTTTATTAGGAACCCGTCAAGCACTTTATGAGAATCATCGGGATTCCATTACTGTGACAATTCCCCAAGTTAATGCTCAAACAGTAGGAGCATTAATTGCGTTGTATGAGAGAGCTGTGGGTTTATATGCTAGCTTGGTAAATGTTAATGCTTATCATCAACCAGGGGTAGAAGCAGGGAAAAAAGCAGCAGCAGTAATACTGGACTTACAGAATAAGGTAATCAAGGTATTACAATCAGAAAGGAAAGGACTAACCATTGGGGAGATCGCTGATAAAGCGGGTGCTAGTGATCAGGTAGAACCCATTTACAAAATTCTCCGTCATCTTCATGCTAATAATCGAGGTGTGGTTTTGACAGGTGATTTGAGTAAACCGGGAACTTTAACTGTTTCTTTGACTTAA
- a CDS encoding branched-chain amino acid ABC transporter permease has protein sequence MSEYLIFLAISTATFSLFALGLNLQWGFTGLISFGHIAFMTLGAYTTVILSLQGVPLFLSAVAGAIVAALLGLVIGFATLRLREDYLGIVTIGTGELIRLVFNNQDLPVGDRWISGAFGIQSYVIPLTTTPNLLFRLLMIGVLTLLTSITLFSLWRWVKNTRKNNHRAEFTSHLVVAIILGLLSLAIYIAGVLGLYNYNPKAGLMLLVLLVLAFVFWRLEFLVQSPWGRVLKAIREDEEVPKALGKNVFSYKLQSLILGGAIAGIAGAFFAWQLSAIYPDNFQPQLTFDAWIMVILGGSGNNLGTILGAVIYFAYDALTREFLPKIVPLDAERIGAFRIMFIGFILMSLMIWRPQGILGKKEELTLGK, from the coding sequence ATGAGTGAATACCTGATCTTTTTGGCTATTTCTACCGCTACTTTTTCTCTGTTTGCATTGGGACTTAATTTACAGTGGGGTTTTACTGGCCTGATTAGTTTCGGTCACATTGCTTTTATGACTTTAGGTGCCTATACCACTGTTATTTTAAGTCTACAGGGTGTTCCTCTATTTTTATCTGCTGTTGCTGGAGCAATTGTAGCTGCTTTGTTGGGTCTGGTCATTGGTTTTGCCACTCTACGTCTGAGAGAAGACTATTTGGGTATTGTCACTATTGGTACTGGTGAGCTAATTCGGTTAGTTTTTAACAATCAAGATTTACCAGTGGGCGATCGCTGGATATCTGGAGCTTTTGGTATTCAAAGTTATGTGATTCCCCTAACAACAACACCTAATTTATTGTTCCGATTACTGATGATTGGGGTGCTTACTTTACTTACAAGTATTACTTTATTTTCTCTGTGGCGCTGGGTAAAAAATACTCGCAAGAATAACCATAGAGCAGAATTTACTTCCCATTTGGTGGTAGCCATAATTTTGGGTTTGTTGTCATTAGCGATTTATATTGCTGGTGTACTAGGACTTTACAACTATAATCCTAAAGCAGGGTTAATGTTACTGGTCTTATTAGTTCTAGCTTTTGTATTTTGGCGGTTAGAATTTTTAGTCCAATCTCCTTGGGGACGTGTTCTTAAAGCAATTCGAGAAGATGAAGAAGTACCTAAAGCTCTGGGTAAAAATGTTTTTTCCTACAAATTACAATCTTTAATCTTAGGTGGTGCGATCGCTGGAATTGCTGGTGCTTTTTTTGCTTGGCAACTGAGTGCTATTTATCCCGATAACTTTCAACCACAACTGACCTTTGATGCTTGGATTATGGTAATTTTAGGAGGGTCTGGCAATAATCTGGGGACAATTTTGGGAGCGGTAATTTATTTTGCCTATGATGCTCTAACCAGGGAATTTTTACCCAAAATAGTTCCTTTAGATGCGGAGCGTATTGGTGCTTTTCGGATTATGTTCATCGGTTTCATTCTTATGAGCTTAATGATTTGGCGACCTCAAGGTATTTTAGGAAAAAAGGAAGAACTAACTCTAGGAAAATAG